The following proteins are co-located in the Pseudomonas synxantha genome:
- a CDS encoding ABC transporter permease: MTRGKWLALLCLVPFALFFIVFEIAPLVWVLINSLQTEESGWGLENFTRIFSSKFYRQAIQFSLEISFYSSIFGIIIATLGSYSLRRVDSPLRNFVTAFANMTSNFAGVPLAFAFIILLGFNGSITIMLKQAGIIQDFNLYSKTGLIILYTYFQIPLGVLLLYPAFDALREDWRESAALLGANGWQFWRHIGLPVLTPALLGTFVILLANALGAYATVYALTTGNFNVLPIRIAGLVSGDVSLDPNMASALAVVLVALMTVVTVVHQLLLKRSYHVTR; the protein is encoded by the coding sequence ATGACCCGCGGCAAATGGCTGGCCCTGCTCTGCCTGGTGCCCTTCGCACTGTTCTTTATCGTGTTCGAGATTGCGCCGCTGGTGTGGGTGCTGATCAACAGCCTGCAGACCGAAGAGTCCGGCTGGGGCCTGGAAAACTTCACGCGCATCTTCAGTTCCAAGTTCTACCGGCAGGCGATCCAGTTCAGCCTGGAGATCAGTTTCTACTCCAGCATCTTCGGCATCATCATCGCCACCCTGGGCAGCTACTCCCTGCGCCGGGTGGATTCGCCGCTGCGCAACTTCGTCACGGCCTTTGCCAACATGACCAGCAACTTCGCAGGCGTGCCCCTGGCCTTCGCGTTCATCATCCTGCTGGGGTTCAACGGCAGCATCACCATCATGCTCAAGCAGGCCGGGATCATTCAGGACTTCAACCTGTACTCGAAAACCGGCTTGATCATCCTCTATACCTACTTCCAGATTCCCCTCGGCGTGCTGTTGCTCTACCCGGCCTTTGACGCACTGCGCGAAGACTGGCGCGAGTCGGCCGCCCTGCTCGGCGCCAATGGCTGGCAGTTCTGGCGCCATATCGGGTTGCCGGTGCTGACGCCGGCACTGCTGGGCACCTTCGTGATCCTGCTGGCCAACGCCCTGGGCGCCTACGCCACGGTGTATGCCCTGACCACCGGCAACTTCAACGTGCTGCCGATCCGCATTGCCGGCCTGGTCTCCGGCGATGTGTCGCTGGACCCGAACATGGCCAGCGCCCTGGCGGTGGTGCTGGTGGCGCTGATGACCGTGGTCACCGTGGTCCATCAACTGCTGCTCAAGAGGAGCTACCATGTCACGCGCTGA
- a CDS encoding ABC transporter permease, protein MSRADAGPVTLYHRVVVYLLFLILVLPLIGTFVYSIASSWSATILPAGFTVKWYVQLWSDPRFLMAFGQSLLVCVGALILSVVLILPLLFVVHYHFPRLDALMNILILLPFAVPPVVSSVGLLQLYGSGPLAMVGTPWILIGCYFTVALPFMYRAITNNLQAINLRDLMDASQLLGASTWQAAILVVLPNLRKGLMVALLLSFSFLFGEFVFANILVGTRYETLQVYLNNMRNSSGHFTSAVVISYFFFVLVLTWAANILNKDKSQ, encoded by the coding sequence ATGTCACGCGCTGATGCCGGCCCGGTCACCCTCTACCATCGGGTAGTGGTGTACCTGTTGTTCCTGATCCTGGTGCTGCCGCTGATCGGCACCTTTGTGTATTCCATTGCCAGCAGTTGGTCAGCCACCATCCTGCCTGCCGGTTTCACGGTGAAATGGTATGTACAGCTGTGGAGCGACCCGCGCTTCCTGATGGCATTCGGGCAATCGTTGCTGGTGTGCGTTGGGGCGCTGATCCTCTCGGTGGTGCTGATCCTGCCGCTGCTGTTCGTGGTGCATTACCACTTCCCCAGGCTCGACGCGCTGATGAACATCCTGATCCTGCTGCCCTTTGCGGTGCCGCCGGTGGTGTCGTCGGTGGGCCTGCTACAACTATATGGCTCCGGGCCATTAGCGATGGTGGGCACGCCATGGATCCTGATCGGCTGCTACTTCACCGTGGCGCTGCCGTTCATGTACCGCGCGATCACCAATAACCTGCAGGCCATTAACCTGCGCGACCTGATGGACGCCTCGCAACTGCTCGGCGCCAGCACCTGGCAAGCCGCGATCCTGGTGGTGCTGCCCAACCTGCGCAAGGGCCTGATGGTGGCGCTGCTGCTATCGTTCTCGTTCCTGTTCGGCGAGTTCGTGTTCGCCAACATCCTCGTCGGCACCCGCTACGAGACCTTGCAGGTGTACCTCAACAACATGCGCAACAGCAGCGGCCACTTCACCAGCGCCGTGGTGATTTCCTATTTCTTCTTTGTGCTGGTGCTGACCTGGGCCGCCAATATCTTGAACAAGGACAAAAGCCAATGA